In a genomic window of Malassezia japonica chromosome 4, complete sequence:
- a CDS encoding uncharacterized protein (COG:C; EggNog:ENOG503NVKG), with translation MFVAAPMKSALMAPYGLRAAAPLMGRVGIARGLHQTNATREAAPERQVAQTGSNQLSLEKPRNTVEYTLSTLDKVVNWARQGSAWPMTFGLACCAVEMMHASGPRYDQDRLGIVFRASPRQSDIMIVAGTLTNKMAPALRKVYDQMPEPRWVISMGSCANGGGYYHYSYSVVRGCDRIVPVDLYVPGCPPSAEALLYGIMQLQRKIRRTRQMVLWYRK, from the exons ATGTTTGTGGCTGCGCCGATGAAGTCGGCCTTGATGGCCCCATACG GtctgcgtgccgccgctccCTTGATGGGCCGCGTGGGCATCGCCCGTGGCCTGCACCAGACGAACGCCACGCGCGAGGCAGCGCCTGAGCGCCAGGTGGCGCAGACTGGCTCGAACCAGCTGAGCCTCGAGAAGCCCCGTAATACCGTCG AATATACACTGTCGACCCTCGACAAGGTAGTCAACTGGGCGCGTCAAGGCTCGGCGTGGCCGATGACGTTCGGTCTTGCGTGTTGTGCCGTGGAGATGATGCACGCCTCCGGCCCGCGGTACGACCAGGACCGTCTGGGTATCGTTTTCCGTGCCTCGCCCCGCCAGAGTGACATTATGATTGTCGCGGGTACGCTTACAAACAAGATggcgcccgcgctgcgcaaggtcTACGACCAGATGCCCGAGCCCCGCTGGGTGATCTCGATGGGCTCGTGTGCGAACGGTGGCGGCTACTACCACTACTCGTACAGTGTGGTGCGTGGCTGCGACCGCATTGTCCCGGTCGACCTGTATGTTCCTGGCTGCCCCCCCAGCGCTGAGGCGCTCCTGTACGGCATCATGCAGCTCCAGCGCAAGATCCGCCGTACGCGCCAGATGGTGCTCTGGTACCGTAAGTAG
- the HMT1 gene encoding type I protein arginine methyltransferase (COG:K; COG:O; COG:T; EggNog:ENOG503NV5S), producing the protein MSSADVPQADNMTYADSYAHFGIHEEMLKDEVRTLSYRQAIQNNPHLFKDKVVLDVGCGTGILCMFAARAGAKKVIGVDMSNIIDQAREIVAANGFDDVITLVKGKLEEVDLGLGPNGKVDVIVSEWMGYFLLYESMLDTVLLARDLYLAPDGIMMPDSATLYLSAIEDQDYKEEKIDFWDDVYGFDYSCIKEIALREPLVDTVELRSVVCDPAAVKHLDLLTVKKEDLTFASDFQLRVTRNDYVHAFLGWFDIGFEACHKPVRFSTGPHSRYTHWKQTVFYTPETLTVSQGEVISGHLTCAPNARNPRDLDISIQYKLEGANPVEAEMKYKMS; encoded by the exons ATGCCCATTTTGGTATCCACGAGGAGATGCTCAAGGAtgaggtgcgcacgctgtcCTACCGCCAGGCGATCCAGAACAACCCCCACCTGTTCAAGGACAAGGTGGTACTGGACGTGGGCTGCGGTACCGGTATCCTGTGTATGTTTGCTGCAAGGGCCGGTGCGAAGAAGGTGATTGGTGTGGACATGAGCAACATTATCgaccaggcgcgcgagaTTGTCGCTGCGAACGGCTTTGACGACGTCATTACGCTCGTCAAGGgcaagctcgaggaggtGGACCTGGGCCTTGGTCCCAACGGAAAGGTCGACGTGATCGTGAGCGAGTGGATGGGATACTTCTTGCTGTACGAGAGCAtgctcgacacggtgctccttgcgcgcgacctcTACCTGGCTCCGGACGGTATCATGATGCCCGacagcgcgacgctctaCCTCTCTGCGATCGAGGACCAGGACTACAAGGAGGAGAAGATCGACTTCTGGGACGACGTGTACGGCTTTGACTACTCGTGCATCAAAGAAATTGCTCTCCGTGAGCCGCTGGTCGACACGGTGGAGCTGCGTAGCGTGGTGTGCGACCCTGCTGCGGTGAAGCACCTGGATCTGCTTACGGTCAAGAAGGAGGACCTTACGTTTGCGAGCGACTTCCAGCTGCGTGTCACCCGCAACGACTACGTGCACGCCTTCCTCGGCTGGTTCGACATTGGCTTCGAGGCGTGTCACAAGCCGGTGCGCTTCTCGACCGGTCCCCACTCGCGCTACACCCACTGGAAGCAGACCGTCTTTTACACCCCCGAGACGCTCACCGTGAGCCAGGGCGAGGTGATTTCGGGCCACCTGACCTGCGCTCCGAACGCACGCAACCCCCGCGATCTTGACATTTCGATCCAGTACAAGCTCGAGGGCGCCAACCCCGTCGAGGCCGAAATGAAGTACAAGAT GTCCTAA